From Hydra vulgaris chromosome 15, alternate assembly HydraT2T_AEP, one genomic window encodes:
- the LOC136091461 gene encoding uncharacterized protein LOC136091461, producing MADNSNTFIQWFKERNVNVDLLETLLNASQNEAAITNEEVVGEVHENKENESDNCMAVEFDIDNFLEAVRELPSLWDVNHRTYKDRLVKLNSWKKLALKFCKDEDFLQKKLKNLKDTLKKCLDKRNRMTRSGAAASNLPKYKFFDQMSFLHEKSANKPTDSNVDVVPDFASPSFHSQCSILPLSPSVSSCSSELIITENRKRLSCTRPSIPKKARIKNQNDESLSQLSQSLVECDKMIKKSMEDVEEDETTLFCRSLIPMMKELPIKENRRAMIKIRTLLFNMKYGEHEEI from the coding sequence ATGGCCGACAATAGTAACACGTTTATTCAGTGGTTTAAAGAAAGAAATGTTAACGTTGATTTATTggaaactttattaaatgcttCTCAAAATGAAGCTGCAATCACGAATGAAGAAGTAGTTGGTGAAGTACACGAAAATAAAGAGAATGAAAGCGATAATTGTATGGCTGTTGAATTCGATATAGATAATTTTCTAGAAGCTGTTCGTGAGCTTCCAAGCTTATGGGATGTTAATCATCGCACATACAAAGACAGATTAGTGAAATTAAATTCGTGGAAAAAACTTGCATTGAAATTTTGTAAAGATGAGGACTTCCttcagaaaaagttaaaaaatctgaaagacacactaaaaaaatgtttagataaACGTAACCGTATGACTAGATCAGGAGCAGCAGCCTCAAACTTaccaaaatataagttttttgatcaaatgtcatttttacatgaaaaaagtGCGAACAAACCAACGGATTCTAATGTAGATGTTGTTCCAGATTTTGCTTCACCGTCATTCCACTCACAGTGTAGTATTTTACCATTAAGTCCAAGTGTCAGTAGTTGTAGCAGTGAATTAATTATAACTGAAAATCGAAAAAGATTAAGCTGTACAAGACCATCCATTCCAAAAAAAGCACGgatcaaaaatcaaaatgatgaGTCATTGTCACAATTGTCACAATCATTAGTAGAGTGTGACAAGATGATAAAAAAGTCAATGGAAGATGTCGAGGAAGATGAAACAACCCTATTTTGTCGAAGCCTTATTCCAATGATGAAAGAACTCCCAATAAAAGAAAACAGACGGGCCATGATAAAGATAAGAACGCTTCTTTTCAACATGAAGTATGGCGAGCATGAAGAAATTTAg
- the LOC136091841 gene encoding uncharacterized protein LOC136091841: protein MMQMKREKEKNKKRFWVRKVYAERLQKGEFHLLVQDFRLHDQEYFFKYFRMSPTTNEELLSFVAPVIVKQRTTMRDPVSPSESYRISASTISRIISETCAAIWSSLKERNYLHVPSEKQEWKTIAKEFENMWNFPHAIGAIDGKHIVMQAPHNSGSEYFNYKKTHSIVLLAVCNANYEFTMVDIGDSGRQSDGSVFNNCSLGYAIENNKLNIPDPEKIGNSDKILPYVLVADDAFGLKRLSRARRVIENTFGIATSRFRIFRRPIIANLEKVILITQAIVALHNFLMKKRSANNYLYCPTNYTDIDGPAGFRPGDWRQDNSCSAALQPLSSGSNNYSKDAKQVRDDFKEYFNSPEGELEWQLDLVNRKS from the exons atgatgcaaatgaaaagagaaaaagaaaagaataaaaaacgaTTTTGGGTGAGAAAAGTTTATGCCGAACGCCTACAGAAAGGAGAGTTTCATTTGTTAGTACAGGATTTTCGTTTACACGACcaggaatatttttttaagtattttcgCATGTCTCCAACAACTAACGAAGAGTTGCTTTCGTTCGTAGCACCTGTCATTGTAAAACAGAGAACTACCATGAGAGACCCTGTTAGTCCTAGTGAAAG TTACAGAATCAGCGCTTCTACTATCAGTAGGATTATTAGTGAAACGTGTGCTGCTATTTGGAGTTCATTGAAAGAGAGAAACTATCTACACGTTCCATCAGAAAAACAAGAATGGAAAACAATtgcaaaagaatttgaaaatatGTGGAATTTTCCGCATGCTATAGGTGCAATAGATGGCAAGCACATTGTTATGCAAGCTCCTCATAATAGCGGATCAGAGTATTTTAACTATAAGAAAACGCATAGCATAGTTCTTCTAGCTGTTTGTAATGCTAATTACGAATTTACTATGGTAGACATTGGTGACTCTGGAAGGCAGAGTGATGgtagtgtttttaataactgcAGTCTTGGTTAtgcaattgaaaataataaattgaatattCCTGATCCAGAAAAAATTGGTAACTCAGATAAAATACTACCGTACGTTTTAGTTGCTGACGATGCTTTTGGTTTAAAAAG aCTTTCAAGAGCCAGAAGGGTTATAGAAAATACATTTGGTATTGCTACATCACGTTTTCGAATTTTTCGCAGACCAATTATTGCTAATCtcgaaaaagtaattttaattacacaAGCGATTGTAGCCTTACACAACTTTCTAATGAAAAAAAGGTCAGCAAACAATTATCTCTACTGCCCCACAAATTACACTGATATCGACGGTCCTGCTGGGTTTAGACCAGGTGATTGGAGGCAAGATAATTCATGTTCTGCTGCACTGCAACCACTGTCATCAGGTTCTAACAACTACTCAAAAGATGCAAAGCAAGTTAGAGATGACTTTAAAGAATACTTCAATTCACCAGAAGGTGAACTCGAATGGCAATTAGACTTAGTAAATAGAAAATCATAa